Genomic segment of Thermoflexus sp.:
CCCGGAGCAACGCAAAGCGGTGCTCCCCCATCTCAAGGAGATCCGCGTCGTCCTCATCAAGAGCATCATCAGCGACCAGCTGGCCTTCGTGGGGATCGCTCGCGAACACTTTACCTCATCGGACCTGCGGGGGATCTACGAGCGGCGGATCGGGCAGGGGAAGATCGGCGGCAAGGCGGCGGGGATGATGCTGGCCTGGCGGATCCTCCAGACGCCGGACCCGGAGGATCCCTTCCCGCTGGTGGAGCGGGTGGGCATCCCCGAATCCTGGTTCATCGGGGCTGATGTCTTCTACGAGTTCATGGAACGGAATGGATTGCTCCCTTATCTGAACCAGAAATACAAATCCGAGGAAGAGATCCGCGCGGAGTTCCCGGAGGTGCAGCACGCCTTCCTGGAAGGGCGATTCCCGGCCTGGTTCATTCAGCGGCTGCGGGAGCTGCTCCGGGAGGTCGGCCGGCATCCCCTCATCGTGCGCTCCTCCAGCCTCCTGGAGGACAACTTCGGGGCTTCCTTCGCCGGCAAATACGAGAGCCATTTCTGTCCCAACCAGGGCTCCCTGGAGGAGAACCTGGAGACGCTGTTGACGGCCATCAAGCGGGTCTACGCCAGCGTCTTCCATCCCGATCCCCTGATCTACCGGCGGCACGTCGGGCTGGTGGATTACGATGAGCGGATGGCGGTCCTGCTCCAGAAGGTGGAGGGCGTTCGCTACGGCCGCTACTTCTTCCCGCCGATCGCCGGGGTGGCTTACTCCCGGAACCCCTTCCGCTGGAGCCCGCGGATCCGGCGGGAGGACGGTTTCGTGCGGATGGTGATCGGGCTGGGCACCCGTGCGGTGGAGCGCGTGGCCCACGATTACCCCCGTATGGTCGCCCTTAGCCATCCCGGCCTGCGCCCGGAGAAGGATCCTCAGACGATCGCCCGCTACGCCCAGCACTTCATCGATGTCATCGACCTGGAGGAGAACGCCTTCCGCACCATGCCGATCCACGAGGTGCTGGAGGCGGATTACCCTGGCCTGGCCTACCTGGCCCTGGTCCATAAAGGGGATTACCTCCAGCCCATGATCGGCCGCAATGTCGATCCCCGCTCCCTGGTCATCACCTTCGATCGCCTCCTCCAGGAAACGGATTTCGTGCCCCTGATGCGGGCGGTGTTGCGCAAGCTGGAACGCTACTACGGCCGGCCCATCGATGTGGAGTTCGCGGTCCTCCTGGAGGGCGGGCGGCCGCCCCGGCCCATGCTCCGGCTCCTGCAGTGCCGGCCGCAGACCGATCGCGAGCAGGCCGCCAGCCCGCGGATCCCACAGGATATCCCGGCAGAGGACATCCTGTTCACCTCTCACCATATGGTGCCCCATGGGGCGGTGTATAACATCCGGTATATCATCTACGTGGATCCCATCGCTTACACCCGCATCCCGGAGCTGAGCGCGCGGCTGGAGATCGCCCGGGTCATCGGGCGGCTGAACCGGCGTCTGGCGGGGGAGCGTTTCATCCTGATCGGGCCGGGCCGGTGGGGCAGCGTGAACCCTTACCTGGGGGTGAAAGTCGGCTACGCCGACATCTACAACGCCCGCGCCCTGGTGGAGATCGGGCTGCGGGGCGCCCAGGGATCCCCTGAGCTGTCCTACGGAACCCATTTCTTCCGCGATCTGATCGAGGCCCAGATCTACCCGCTGGCCATCATCCCGGACGATGAGCGGGCCATCTTCCGGGCCGATTTCTTCCTCCAGGCGCCCAACTGCCTGACCGCCCTGTTGCCGGAGGAAGCCCCTTACGCCTCCTGCGTGAGGGTCATCGATGTCCCCGGGGCAACGGGCGGCCGATACCTCCACCTGGTGATGGACGGCGATCACGAAGAGGCGATGGCCTATTTGGGGCCGGAGCGGAAGTAGCCTGATCGCGTTACCGCCTGTTAAGGAAGGGGGCATCCCATGGGATTTATCGTTCCTCAGCGCGGTGGAGACCTCCACATCATCCCGGAAAGCGCCTTCCCGCAGGAGTGGGCGGAGGAAAAGCTGCACGACGTCCTCGAGAGGGAGCCCCGATTCATCGCGGTGGAGCAGGAGGGCGGACCGCGGCCGACGGTTGTCGTGGCCAGCAAGCTCAGGCTCCCCAGCGGCGATGAGGCGGATTTGCTGTTGCTCGACAGCGAGGGGATGTTCACCCTGTGCGAATTGAAAAGGGGCGACATCACCCGCAAGACCGTCGGGCAGATCCTGGACTATGCGGCTCAGCTGGCGGAGATGCCTGTGGAGGAACTGTGGGAGAGCGATGATGCCCTGCGGATCGCTCGATGGCTTCAGCGACACGGCGTGCGGATAGACTGTTACGCGTTCAGCTACTTTCGCTGGCAGGATCTCGAGGTCTTTATGTCGTGGAATTTGATGCCCGTGGAAACGGGGGAAGAGGAGACCAGGCCGCAGGGCGTCCAACCGGGCGCTGACCATCGGCGAATCTTCTGGGCGGATATGCTGCGGCGGTTGGGGGATCGGATCCCTCATCGTCGGAATCCGACGACCGCAGGGGATTTTGATTTTAATACCGGGATAAGAGGTCTACGGGTATCCTGGAGGATTGGGCGATCCCGGTTGCGGGTCGTGCTGATCGTTTCTAAGGAAGAACATGGCGGGCGGGGAAACTGCAAGGGTTTGTGCGCGACATCGAACAGGAAACGGGCGAACCATGGGAGCTCCGCGAAACCCCAAAGCACTTCTACATGGAGGCGGTGCGGGATACAGGCGGCAGCGCCTGGAAGGCCCCGGAGGAAGTGCGGAACTGGGCCGTTGAAACCCTGGTCCGGTTGTATGAGATGGCGACGCGCCGCTTTCGGGAGTGGATGGAAGAGGAGGAGTAAGGCGGCGGGGGCTTCCTGGACCCCCATGGGCTTCGATGGAGATCGCCAGGCTGGAGGAAGCGGGGCATGCCGCAGGAGGGCTTTCGGTTCGTGGTGCTGGCCCGCGACGGACGGGCGCGGGCGGGGTTTCTGGATACGCCCCATGGGCGCATTCCCACGCCGTGTTTCGCCCCGGTGGGCACTCAGGGGGCCGTGAAGACCGTGCCCGCATGGGACCTCGAAGCCCTGGGCGCCCGCCTGATCCTGGCGAACACCTACCATCTGTATCTGCGGCCCGGCGATGAGCGGATCGCCCGCCTGGGCGGGCTCCACCGCTTTATGGGCTGGAACGGGCCCATCCTCACCGACAGCGGTGGCTTCCAGATCTTCAGCCTGCAGGGGCTGCGGGAAGTGGACGATGAGGGCGTCACCTTCCGCTCCCACCTGGATGGATCCCTCCATCGGTTCACCCCGGAGAAGGCCATCCGCATCCAGGAGAACCTGGGGGCGGATCTGATCATGTGTCTCGATGAATGCCCCCCACCGATGGATTACGATTACAACGTGAAGGCCCTGGAGCGGACCCATCGCTGGGCGGAACGCTGCCGGGCTGCCCACACGCGAAGGGACCAGGCCCTCTTCGGCATTGTGCAGGGCGGGGTCTTCGAAGATCTGCGGACCCGGAGCGCGCGCTTCCTGATCGGCCTGGATTTCCCCGGCTACGCCATCGGAGGGTTGTCGGTGGGCGAGCCCAAGCCTTTCACCTACCGCACGCTGGAGCTCATGGACGCCCTGCTGCCGGAGGAGAAGCCCCGGTATCTCATGGGCGTGGGGACCCTGGTGGATTTTGTCGAAGCGGTAGCGCGGGGGGTGGATCTCTTCGATTGCGTGATGCCCACCCGGGTGGCCCGGCATGGGACAGCGATCACGCGGGATGGGCGTCTGAACCTGCGGAACGCCATCTATGCGGAGGATCCTCGTCCGATCGATGAGGCATGCGGATGCCCGACCTGCAGGCGGTTCTCCCGCGCCTACCTGCGGCACCTGTTCAACGTGGGGGAGCCCCTGGCGATGTATCTGACCACGCTGCATAACTTGTATACGATGTTCCGGTTCATGGAGGAAATGCGCCAGGCGATCATAGAGGAACGCTTCGCGGACTTCCGAGCCGCCGTGCTGGAGGCCCAGGCCGCCCTCGCGCCGGATCCAGAGCAGGGGATGCCAGGTTGAGGCCGGGGGAGCGGGGAAAGTTTTCAGCCTCTTCCTCGCCGGCATCCGGCGAAGCCTCCATCGATTCAGGTGGGCGGGCGCGGGTTCAGCGTGCCCGCCCATCCCTCAAAGCGATCCTCCTATCTTCCCACGCCATGGCGTGGTGCTATCAGTTCGGGGAAAACAGGGGCATGGCCCCCCGCGCGAGGTCCCACCAGAGGTTATGGGTCAGGATCTGTCGAAGGAGCGCCTCGCTCTCCTCGTGGCGTCGCTGTAAAGCTTCCATCGCCGCCTCCAGCTGCGCCATCCGTTCCTCCAGCCGACGGCGTGCCGCCTCCAGCTCCGCCATCCGTTCTTCCAGCACCTGGAGGCGCATGGAGGAGACCAGCATCCAGCGGCGGATCGCTCGAAAGGCCCCGATCAGGGTTTCCGCATCGATCGATTCCGGATCAGATTCCAGACGACGGAAGAAGGCTTCCAGATCTTCCAGGTCTTTGTCCTGTGCCATGCGGGCACCTCCGGTTCGGGTTCTATATACATGATATCCAGAGCGATGCCGTCCCGCTCGGCTTCGAGCGAGGCGATGCTCCTCGCCTCTATGGGAAAGCGCGCGCCTCTATAATATACAACGAGCTTGGGGAGCCGGGCGGGCCATCTTCGACGCTTCGCTCCCCACAGGGAGACCAGCGGTGCAGCTTCCAGCTCACGACGCGGGAGGGCTATCGAATGGATTTCCGTCCACGCATTGCGGTCTTGGGGGGGACGGGCAAGGAGGGCTCCGGATTGGCGCTCCGCTGGGCCCGGGCGGGTTTCCCGGTGGCCATCGGCTCCCGGGATCCCGAACGGGCCCGTCACGCCGCGGAGCGCCTGCGGGCGATCGTTCCGCTCGCGGAACTGATCGGCCTCGCGAACGCGGATGCGGCGGCCTGGGGCGAGGTCGTGGTGATCGCCGTCCCTTATGAAGGCCACGCGTCGATCCTCCAGGCTCTTCGGGATATCCTGGCCCGCAAGCTGATCATCGATGTGGTGGTCCCGCTGGATCCCGGCAATCCTCGCCGTTATGCTCCACCGCCGGATGGCTCGGCCACCGCCGAAGCCCAGCGGATCCTGGGCCCTGAAACCCCCGTGGTAGGGGCCTTTCATAATATTTCTCATTTCCACCTGCACGATCTGGATGAGGTCCCGGAATGCGATGTGCTGGTGGTGGGGGATCATCGGGAGGCCAAAGCCCGGGCCATCGCCCTCGCCGAAGCCATCGGGCTCACCGCCTACGACGCAGGTCCCCTGGCGAACGCGCCCATCATCGAAGGGCTCACCGCCGTGCTGATCGGGCTCAACATCCGCTATAAAGGGAAGGGCGCAGGGATCCGGATCACAGGGATTTCGAGGAAGAGCGGATGATTTCGTCCGAAGGGAAACCGATTACCCTGTTTCCCCTGGAAGGACTGCCCATCATCCGTCCTGGCGATGATCTGGTCGCTCTGCTGGCAGAGGCGTTGCGCCGCTGGGGAGGGCCGCAGGCGGGAGATGTGCTGGTGGTGGCGCAGAAAATCGTTTCGAAAGCGGAAGGCCGGTTCGTTCGCCTCTCCGAAGTGACCCCCTCTCCGCGCGCGCTGGAGCTGGCCCGGATCACGGGCAAGGATCCCCGCCTGCTGGAAGTCATCCTCTGGGACACCGCTGAGGTGCTCCGGGCGCGGCCGGGATTGATCATCGTCGAGCACCGCCTGGGGTTCATCTGCGCCAACGCCGGCGTGGATCGCTCGAATGTGGCCCCCGAGGGGGAAGAGATCGTCCTCCGCCTGCCGGAGGATCCGGACGGCTCCGCCCGGCGGATCCGGGAGGGGATCCAGCGCCGGTTCGGCGTGGATATCGGCGTGGTGATCGCGGATAGCCATGGCCGGGCGCACCGAAAGGGGGTGATCGGTGTGGCCATCGGGGTCAGCGGCCTCCCGGCGCTGGAAGACTGGCGAGGGCGTCCGGATCTCTTCGGCTACGTCCTGCAGCACACGGAGGTCGCGCTGGGGGATCTGCTGGCCTCGGCGGCGACCCTGTTGCTGGGCCAGGCGGCCGAGGGCATCCCCGCCGTTCTGATCCGAGGCGTTCCCTTCACCCCCCGGGAGAGCTCCGCCCGCGAGCTGGTACGGGGGC
This window contains:
- a CDS encoding PEP/pyruvate-binding domain-containing protein, translating into MDGEHGYPWHLPPALALHLEILRYPILARRIRERMRQELFARGIITPEAFEAEVREKALISQRLEGLTDPFGQESAEEWEERLAQIRDQLTEFYFAYNLPHSLFVEIVRSVLEERAPGHRPVLTFNPELAPVEALFAQAEAYEAAPPEQRKAVLPHLKEIRVVLIKSIISDQLAFVGIAREHFTSSDLRGIYERRIGQGKIGGKAAGMMLAWRILQTPDPEDPFPLVERVGIPESWFIGADVFYEFMERNGLLPYLNQKYKSEEEIRAEFPEVQHAFLEGRFPAWFIQRLRELLREVGRHPLIVRSSSLLEDNFGASFAGKYESHFCPNQGSLEENLETLLTAIKRVYASVFHPDPLIYRRHVGLVDYDERMAVLLQKVEGVRYGRYFFPPIAGVAYSRNPFRWSPRIRREDGFVRMVIGLGTRAVERVAHDYPRMVALSHPGLRPEKDPQTIARYAQHFIDVIDLEENAFRTMPIHEVLEADYPGLAYLALVHKGDYLQPMIGRNVDPRSLVITFDRLLQETDFVPLMRAVLRKLERYYGRPIDVEFAVLLEGGRPPRPMLRLLQCRPQTDREQAASPRIPQDIPAEDILFTSHHMVPHGAVYNIRYIIYVDPIAYTRIPELSARLEIARVIGRLNRRLAGERFILIGPGRWGSVNPYLGVKVGYADIYNARALVEIGLRGAQGSPELSYGTHFFRDLIEAQIYPLAIIPDDERAIFRADFFLQAPNCLTALLPEEAPYASCVRVIDVPGATGGRYLHLVMDGDHEEAMAYLGPERK
- the tgt gene encoding tRNA guanosine(34) transglycosylase Tgt, encoding MPQEGFRFVVLARDGRARAGFLDTPHGRIPTPCFAPVGTQGAVKTVPAWDLEALGARLILANTYHLYLRPGDERIARLGGLHRFMGWNGPILTDSGGFQIFSLQGLREVDDEGVTFRSHLDGSLHRFTPEKAIRIQENLGADLIMCLDECPPPMDYDYNVKALERTHRWAERCRAAHTRRDQALFGIVQGGVFEDLRTRSARFLIGLDFPGYAIGGLSVGEPKPFTYRTLELMDALLPEEKPRYLMGVGTLVDFVEAVARGVDLFDCVMPTRVARHGTAITRDGRLNLRNAIYAEDPRPIDEACGCPTCRRFSRAYLRHLFNVGEPLAMYLTTLHNLYTMFRFMEEMRQAIIEERFADFRAAVLEAQAALAPDPEQGMPG
- the npdG gene encoding NADPH-dependent F420 reductase yields the protein MDFRPRIAVLGGTGKEGSGLALRWARAGFPVAIGSRDPERARHAAERLRAIVPLAELIGLANADAAAWGEVVVIAVPYEGHASILQALRDILARKLIIDVVVPLDPGNPRRYAPPPDGSATAEAQRILGPETPVVGAFHNISHFHLHDLDEVPECDVLVVGDHREAKARAIALAEAIGLTAYDAGPLANAPIIEGLTAVLIGLNIRYKGKGAGIRITGISRKSG
- the cofE gene encoding coenzyme F420-0:L-glutamate ligase translates to MISSEGKPITLFPLEGLPIIRPGDDLVALLAEALRRWGGPQAGDVLVVAQKIVSKAEGRFVRLSEVTPSPRALELARITGKDPRLLEVILWDTAEVLRARPGLIIVEHRLGFICANAGVDRSNVAPEGEEIVLRLPEDPDGSARRIREGIQRRFGVDIGVVIADSHGRAHRKGVIGVAIGVSGLPALEDWRGRPDLFGYVLQHTEVALGDLLASAATLLLGQAAEGIPAVLIRGVPFTPRESSARELVRGRADDLFR